From the genome of Nicotiana tabacum cultivar K326 chromosome 2, ASM71507v2, whole genome shotgun sequence:
GTTCAGATACGCTTGTCTTTTGATATTTCTCTTCTGTGAAACAGTTAAGAACTTGGCGCTAACCTTCTTCAGATTCTTACCCAAGGGAATGCTGAAGTCATCATCTCGATCTCCAACCAACTTTGCGAGCTGAGCACGAATTGTAGGTTTACTAGAGCTACTATCACTTTCGTAACCTGGCCAAGGATCAAGTCAACGATGGTCAGGAATAACTAAAGGGTAACTCAGGTCTCGATAATGAAAGGCAAAAGTAAGCAAAGATGGGCAAGTTTACTTGAAATCTTGCTATAACTTTTTGAGCAAATGGAAGGGATAATGAATGACCATAGAAGATGATACAGAGAACTGAATCCCCTCTAGAGCAGAATGCTTAATGGATTCTACGTGAAGCTGTCTCACACAGTAATAATTGCATAAAAAAGACTACAGATTGTGCAACTAGTGCCCTGTGTGTATGGAGGATGTAGAATTCCCAAATTATTAACTGCTAAATAGTATATATATCTGGGAAGTCTGGAGTATGTTCGTTAACACATTAGGAGTACAGTCAGAAATACCAAGGTCAGTCAAGGATAGGTACAAAAGCACCTCCATACGGCCTGGAAGACAATTCCTGCTCGTATATTTTGGGCGGTTTGAAGGAAAGGAATCGCAGATGCTTCGATGATCATAATCTAGATGCTTTTGCTTAATAGCTAGATGTATGCAAATGTTAAATTGCTGGTCTAAGTTGACTTTTGTAGATGATGCAAATTCTGATTTATGTACTTTCTTAGAGCAGTTTGATGAAATTCTCACATTACTTATCAGGAAAAAGACAAAGAACCAAAGGGGAGAACATATACCATTAACTGCTGAGCTGCTGGAAGTAAGCTGTTCCAAGAGATCTAGCTGCGTTCGAGCAGAAGATAATGAccctgaataaataaataaaaatcagcaaaagttcaacaattaaacagaACAAATGTAGCTCATGCTGTCATATATCACACGGGATAACAGGAAATGGCACACCCTATGATTAGCTTAAAAATTCATATTAATCAATAATCAATCAGAGAGGCCAGCTTATCTCCATCTTCTAGATTGTGACAAAAACTTTCAGAACTCAGATGCCCTAAAGACTAGCAGTACTTTACAATATAtgaattttaaaacaaaataatacaGGAAGAAATGATATAAAGAACAATTAGTGAAGTCTAAGCACACCAGAGTAAGTGGGAAGCTCCTCCTCAGTGAATCTTCCATCTCCTTCTTCAGAAAGAGCAGCTCTTCTCAAGGAAGAAGCAGACCAAGCTTGATAGGAAAAAAGCTTAAAGGGATCATGTTTATGGGTAGGAATGAGAAAACAGATATGTTTTGGTTGCAGAGGCTGTACAGAGCTGAAATTCAAAGCCATTGTTGTGTAAGGCCATTTAGGTATGACTTATGAGGCTGCAATTTTTGCTTGTAAAAAATCCTTTATTATGATAGACACCTCAATTTAATTAAACAGGAGGCTGAAAATAGGTGCaccacaaaatttaattttttctgtacATGCCCCTGTCCCGCTTTTGGATGGTTATTacatgtatcgtattgtattgttttAATGAATATAATATTTTTGAATAGATTATATTATTTATCGTTATTTAATAATAAGAAgaataaatttataatattatattaaaaaacaTGATATGAGATTGAATTATTATGTAAAAAGGTAGGTTAAAGGATAAAATAAGtttatttaataataagaaacGGCAAAATGAGAGGAAAAAAGGAAGGTGACGATGCGATCACATCATAttggtcgttacataaagtgacatTTTTGGTTGTTATGTAACGAtggatttaacaatacaatataataacaTTTAAGtaataatcaaaacaaatattgtatttaaagtaacaatacgatacaatacaataaataacaacaatccaaacataatattctaattttgaaatttatttccttttattcCCACCATCCACACCCACACAAAAAAAGGAGACTACTGCTCCTAATTATCCATAGTTTCTTTgatgatatttttaaatatttatagtTATAAAATTTAACTGTTTTTACTTGGCTTTGAGTAtgaaaatttcattttaaaaataatatataagaattaagaaaattaaaagtgATGGTTATTATACTCCAAAAACATCATTCTTTGAAAGAAATTACTTTTAGTCATTAGTTATCGCTAAGTTTTTATTTTGGTCCTTGTATTATCTGGTTAAGTATAACTTttaacctttaattaattgacACGTGCACGATTTGTCCTTCCACCAATAAGATCAGTggcggattcaggattttaaGATTGTGGtacttcattttttttaaacataaagTTTTTATCAATCGCATAGCATAAATGTAGAACTAAAAGTTAACGGGGAAACTACAATTAGTATTactgttataaaaaaaattgtcAGTCACAAATCATAACCATACTCAAACAATTTTTTACATTTTGAAAACTATATAAATAATATTGTCATTGCTTACACTTACAAATAGTGTACGCTCCACCTAGTAAACTAAACAATTATTTAAAATGCACCACTAATGTTGTTAAAACATTCATCGATGTGATTCTAAAAATTGTTCGAGTCATCAAGAAGGCTAATTTGGAGTCTTTTTGGAAACTGATTTTTCCTCCTTTTGCATCAATGAACTAGATAAagtaaggaaaaataaaaatactaaaacaagaaagGTGAGCAAAAACAATTGATAGCACTAAagagaaattaaaaatataaaaagaccTAAATTGAGACAAATAAATCGCTACTAAAAAGCAATCTATTAATATATAAAGGAGAAGCAAATCCATGATATTATTGCAAGTGTCAAAACGAAATATCAACATGTGTCATGTTTTAGGACAAAACTCCAATAAATTTGGtgattcaaaaaaaattaaaatagaaaaaaacttacaacaaattttatataattaaccAATTCAGTTATTCACATAATGGAGTCCTACGTTTTTGGACATATACTTTTTAAAACtgaaaactaaaaaatataattACTCCAATTTCAAAAAATGGACTCCCACggttttttcatttgtttttttatttaatttattataaaccTAAAAAATTGTCAAAAATTTTTTGACATAGAATTTTACATAGAAATagtaataaagaaaacaaaacactccaggatcgtctattcAAAAAAATGGACTCCCacgtttttttattaattttttataagtTATTATAAACCTAAAAATtcgactaaaatatttttttacaaagaattttacataaaaataggaagaaaggaagaaaataacACTTCACGATCGTCTTCCCAAACGTGGGCATCAAAACCTATCTCCATAATTTAGAAAATATCTCCTATGATAATAATGTCCCAAACATATGttcctccttttattttattttcattcccTTCTTTCTATGCTTAAAATATAGAGCTTTGCAAATATGGTTACAATACTTCATGAAATCAGTCAAATTTCAAGTAACTCGATGCAATGGAATCTCAAAGTTAGAATCGTTCGAATGTGAAAAATCCCGAATTGTTTCAAGCCTGAAATACCATACTCCATAGATTTGATTTTACAAGATGCAAATATAACATATTCAACTTTACATAGTTCTAAAATTTCTCTTTTTTGCTggtttaataataaaattttcataataaactatacttgtcacacctcctttttcccgatgGGGtaggggatagggagttttttcaatttaagtgacattattcgaaataaaattatttatttattcagagtcgccacttggaataatttatggtgtcccaagtcaccgatttattttaaaatcccaaatcaaggaaattgactctatttatggtccacgaacacagaagatcgggtaagaaattctgttaatccggaagaaggtgtgaggcactcccgagttccgtgattttagcatggtcgcttaacaattaatacttggcctaattatctgatttttttaattatttttttttactttttaattatctgatttattacctgttttaaacctattgtgtattttacctttgaccgcttttaattatgtatttaaatcgatttttaatatttatggagttatttcttgaacaagttacgatgtcgtacacttgtcgtttggtacacattgcaaaccgcgccACGTGAAACACACTGGCGATttacaatatgtttattattattatttgaagttatggtaaagtagcgtgaaacgcgcactcgaattgggatttatgtatcgtgaccatgccacgggaaccgtacccatggccacgataatttattaatcgcacctaaagcaagctatgaagtttatgaattatttgtcttaaactaatttgagatttgtAAAGCCATAAGAGTATGTCattgtagaaaaatatgaaatagattaaattaattattcaagaACTACAAAAAGGGGTCATTGTATGAAATTAATGTGCCTAGCAGATTTCAAGTTTTggcccaaaaataaaataactttttTCATTAGCTTATAGTAACATCACAACTCCACTTCCTTCAACAACCCATGTGTCTAGGCCCAAACATTGGATCTTCACCAGTGACATAATTCTAGTTAAACTTGTTTAACAACTTAACTTTATACTTTAGACAATTAACAGCTTAATTTAAAACAAAGATGGAACTACTAAAGCTCATTTATTAACACATGAATGACTAAATAACCAAATAGAGACATAACATTGCTTGAGCTTCCATTtcaataagaatttttttttttaataaacaaTCATAACTCACTTATTAATTAGCAAATTTTATTAAACCATTCATGGATGAACCCTTTTTAAGAGAACATGCTAATGAACTAAAGTAAATATACAAAGAGGAAGCTCAAAAATTGGCATGTTTAACAGAGAATAATTTCAATCATTCAAGATATAAATGaacaccaaaagaaaaagaagcaactCATATCATTAATCAAAACAAGATAAGAAGTGGACCTCAAAAGTTGAATCTGAAACTTTACGGTTTTACAACTTTGAATCTTAAACTCATTCATACCGCACGCAAGACCTTAAACGGAGCATCGAAACTCGTCGACGACCTCAAACTAAAAACCTCACTGTTTCGACTGGGTTTGAATGGTAGTTTATGGTATTAAAAGATTTTTTTCTATGGAGGTTTAAAGGTTGTTTTTGGGTGGTGAAGGTGCTggttttttcgaaagaaagacgaaaAAAATGACACAAGTAGAAATTCCCTTAtcctaaaagaagaaaataaatttctctcaattctctcctatcttttttttttcctctctccCCCCTTTTCCcccctcacatttctcttctatttatagaattttttttggaattttcacattttttttaattttatttttaaattttattttttaattaaaaagaattttcacttcccatttttcttatttttttaaaaaataattccccactttcctttacttttattttttaatttctcatttttttacttttaatatatttaaaatcccactttttacttttctttttttatttccccacttattttacttttctttttttaattttcacttacttttacttttattaaaaaaataaatcagatacccttacttttattttttaattacaactttattttacttttcatttttttaaattttcacattcttttacttttatttttttaatttttcactttcttttacctttttattaaataattttcatctacttttacttttactttttatttttatatttctacttttactattttttttaatttccatcctaaatttacaataataataataataataataataaatttatttattttcggttttttaattcattttatttaaaaataaagttaaaaataaaaataaaaataatactaatagtaataattgaccttttaaattattattaatttttaccctatataaaaaaaatgtaacaaagctaaaaaaatatatattaaatttctttgccttcaataatatatatatatattaaatttctgaaaatatttacatagtagaaggtgataaaaattcaaatatagtcaaaaattaggtgctcacagtacTAATTAAACGATTATGTGTAGTACCAGTATTCTGTTTCTGAAAGTTTATCATCAAAAATTTTGTTACTAATTTTTTTAGGACAACATACAGAAAATTTGCTTATATGTGAAACGATTATGTGTAGTATAAGTATTTTTCTATCAGTTTCTAAAAGTTGGATTCACAATTGTGTTTCTCGACTGTCTAAGAAAATCGCCAGTAATTCAAATTCTATTTAAAATATTCTTTAATTGATATAGAACTCATTGTAGAAATTATTATAATTCATTTATACTGAATCTTTGTACTAAATAATATCCATTGTGTTCAGAATAGATTTCTGGCAGATATTAGATATGGTCGTCTCGGTTAAACGATTATCGGTAAGTTTGTTATTAAATTTGTTAGGACGAACATAATGAAACTTGTCTCATATATGAAACGATTATATGTAGTATAagtatttctttttctgtttcctAAAGTTGGCTTCACAATTGTGCACTAATTCCTATGCAATCTATTAGCAATATGATATATCCTAATAATGAATCTATTTTTTAGGGTGGTCTTGTATATGCCTCCGTTGggaagtatgatattaagttttTTAGGACCAAGATACAAGAACTCGGCTTATATATGAACTATTTTTTTATTGGACCAAACAACTTGAAATTAAAGACCACGACAAACAATCTGAGGCTAACatctatttatatataatagGAGAGGCAAAGACACCATATTGATTCTTTATTTCATATGAAAATCTTTAACTTGCATCCTTTTGATCAGCTAACAAATCAAAATGATGTCGATGAGGAAGAATTATTCGGTAATTCTACTCTTCCATTATTACCACGTTTTACAAAACTGTATaaataacttttatatttgtagatGTCGGACGTATGAAGCTGTTCAGACCTACAAGCAAGGAGATAACAAAAGTGCCTTTATCAATGTTGAACTCGAAGATGATGAGTAAGTTATTCACTAATACAAACTATACTTTTACGGTaactatttatatttttttatggcAATGAATGATTACCTTGAAACATATTGGAGGAACAGAATTTCGGTAACCTTATGGGGTGAACTTGTTGAGTAGAAAAGAAGACCTAGAAATGGTTGGGGTGGGAGGAGGTTGGGGGAATGACATTTAacagattaaataaaataaaactgccACTTAATCATTTGCTTTTAGCGAAATCAACCCCTCATCGCCGTCATTGCGCGATTGAAGCACCCACTCTTAACAAAAGCAGCAAATCAAACATTTATTTCCTAGATGCTTTCTAACTAAATATATCAGTTTCTTAGTATATTTAATATACGTATATACACTTCAGGTCAAGTACAACCATGCATGAATGAGATCCTACAAAATTAACATTTAAATAAATTAACTACTAATTAACTTTCTATGTTTACGTCATATTTTGAATGTATATGTATAATGCATAATAACCATTTAGTCTCAATATAGCATATAATTTTCTATATATATGGACTAAAAGTACACGTTTTAATTAATTGAAGAGGTTAATGCGTTGGGTCGAATTTCAAGGAATGAAGTATGAAATTACCAATATCTGCAAAAATGTGAAATTTGTTTCTCCTTTTCTCTAACTTAAGGAATATCATATGAAGTAGTAATATAATTAGACAACTTTTGCTTCTCACACAACCAAAAGGTATATATAACATGTGATGTTAGCACCATCAAATTTTCTGTACTCAAAAGACTTACAAATTGACGAGCACGTGAAATTGGGAAATTGAAGGAAAAcgaaattttcaattttgtatTAATGTGTGATGTTTAATCCATAATATGTTTTTGTTAATTTAGACGGCTACGCTGTGGAGTATGAACAAAATTTGTACTCActgaaatttattaaaagtaaaacaTGCAACAGAatgtttattaaatttaaaaagataaaaattttAAGACCTCTCCTTGAGTTTGCTCTAGTTATAAAAGTCTCCTCATAACTGACTAATTCGAAAATGAAAATTAATCTccctgtttacccgaaaaacggataaagttgaatttgtacgtagttctaaggatatgtgatatagtttgatacaaatcgtaaggacaaatagaaatatcaaatatggattgcaaagaatgcaaaataagcaaggttggaaagaagatgattgtTTAGACTAAGCAAaatgaattaattaattaataaagcCTCAAAGAATAGTCCTtgaatataggagaatatggtgctCGAATTACACTGTAAGCAAAAAACTGCCTTGTAcagaaatgtagccatcctctttatagtggaggatcctactttagatataattaaaaatatatagtggagactCCATGATAAATTAACTTTTTTCttattcccgccgagattctcttcCTTAGTGtatttgcaacggctcttgtctgtgggCTCGAGCTCGATCGGCCTCGGTGCCGGTCGGTAGTGCTTCTAGAGCTCGATACGAACTCGGGATCAAGTGATGATTCGGACTCGGTCTCGATTGGCCTCTGTCCCTTAAGCTCGaaatcatctcatcatagttcgatctGGACCCGAGCTCGATGatgacttcgaactcggtgtttGACCTATACTTGGAattcgaagcttgtttgtaccatcttcggaatccatctcgatattacgaagtctttcttcgatccattatatttcgaccttgatcaatcgtacgaaggcaaaaatctatttcgaccgtatacagatagtccctcgtTTCTCCggaaggatgtggtgagaaaTAATATGATTCCTCAATGGCTCGATTGGATTATAAGCTGACGTTCAAAttgggctcgatcatgacgctcgtgatagttgtcccgtcgatttagtttttcaaggcatttaatgtatgtcagatggtggtcggccaccgctgacaTTGAACTGCCATTGCTTTAACCTATAAATAAGCCTTCCTTTTaccatttaccacttttacatcttcaatctttcAAATTTCCCAAGTTCTTTTTCGTACCCTCTGAGTTTATTCGCAAATCTGTGATTCCTCTTTGAAAAAGCCCTTCTTCAAAattaccaaatctttgtcactttcTTCTATTCTTGACCTTTAAAttcgaaaatggcgaaaacatcacaAACCATTCCTAAGAAAAAGAAAGTTACATCTGCACAGTCTGCCGCCGACGAAACACCGGTAGAGTCGcggcctgaggagtgcgttcctggggtgtgtgttcttacctctgattttaaggtcgataaaggctcgtcggttcccggccgatgtgagccagtatcgagATACATATGTTCGATAATCGAGAGGCACCTCAAACAGCTGAAAAAAGATTACAATTGGGAGGGTAAAGAAATAATAATCCCTTCTTCTGAcgaagatatcaccacttacgtgaaagggtttttaagtgtgtatacttaccctttcatgtTAGGTCCCCTCGATTCTATTATTATTAACTTCtgccgtcaataccaaataaccctaggtcaggtccatccttctttttggcggatcgttattttgattcgatactttgtgaacaaaatcgaggggatgctgttcaccctcgaccatctcatccgattgtaccgtcctcgcctttttcgatgggggttaataaaacttcagcgtcaagctaccaaggctctgttctcgagccTTGACGAGGACAGGGATCAAGGCTGGATGGGCAtgttcgttcgagtaaggacttcggacctgattcctactgaaaagatgcctttttctgaggagtggaatatgaaacgtaagtgtgattcTGTTGTTACTTCCTTCTATTTTgccctttcatttcttttctcatcgATATTCCTCTTTCTGTGATGCAGcagttccctggatgcccggagcagttcccgatctcaagaactgggtacgagctttagcttcgacctccacatactccgagcgctcatggcgtgatttgtcaaagggccgatgggaggcaaAAAATCACGGTAAGCCCCTTTCTCGTACCTTTTGGTAGTTCGAACGAGACGCTTTCCATATACTTTAATAAAAATTTCCATATGTAGGTGTAGGCAAAGATGCGATTTTGAGGCCCTCGTCCatcgaggaagaggcttcggcctctgtcccaaagccggtgaaagataataagaggaTAAGAGCCTCCgttcccgaagatccaaaaccgaagaagaggatgGCTTGTAAGCCGAACAAAAAtaccattcctttgaccgtagaatcaaTTATACGTCTAAGGGATgcagacgaagaagaagaagaagaaaacgatggTCCCGCACTGGCGGTGGTGGTTCATAAGAAGAAGAAGACCACCGACGTTCCACAAGCAGCTGGATCGACGATGGTTTATAAGGCTCTACCTCGAACTAAGgatatatcggagaaagattcgggcGGAGTCCCCTAGTTGTTGGAGATCGAAGATGCTTCCCATCGAAGCCAACAgatgggggatatgtctgaaAGGGCTCTTCTCGAATCTCTTCGAACTGAAGAGAATGttccaagtgattcacttggggcagtagcaatcgaagactcgcccaccttccctgctttttccgcaggggtgattcgggaagcccaagctgtGGGGGCTCTCGAACTAGACAGgcctcatgatggagaggatTCCTTTCATGACATGTTTACTGGTGTCGAGGACGTTGTCGGTACTAGTGATGGATCGGAACTTTTCCACGGGGtgcagcaggctttgaatcaggtaagccttaaattattttgttggcATTACCTTTATGGTTGCTTTTCTTTCCTAACTTCGTACTTTCTTTGCAGGCCGCggcagttcatcgagaagcatgttctcggtcccgAGCCGAGCTGCGTCGATATGAGGCAGATCTTCAATGGGTTACAgaggagaggaactcccttaaactcctcttagggcaaaggggagaggaaataaaagacctccgagctgagttggccaaggctcaccaagatcagaccgatctattcgagcaggtaatgatacttttaaaagcctatgggctcgatACCATAATGATGGCTAATTTTttggtctcacagctgcagcagaaaattgagatgatcggaAAGCTCCATGAAGAAGTCGATGTGATAAAAGCAGAGTCTTTGAAGTGGAAATAAggaatggaccgctttgctgcagataAAGAAGCTGCTCGAGCCTAATTATCATCGGCCGAAAatcaacttcaaaaaataaaggaGAAAGGCTCGGTCCAAGCAAGAAGAATAaaggagcttgaggctcggttggcctctgaacttgccaaggccgaatctgacgccgaaaaggcaaaggccgatgcagATGCACCCGTGGCCATCTATCGGGcagatgctgaagctgcccaggtcCAAGTAAGAGAGGCAGACGagaccgccgatactcgagcacattgggtcgctgaacttgctaagtgccgatctcaaaaggagaccctcgaggagatccatgctcgaggttttgacctcaCTGAAGAGATtaaaagggccaaagaactcgaagccgatgctgaagctttGGCTTCCGATGACGACGATgataataatgatgatgatgatgatgataatgggAGTAAGAGCGGTTCCGAGAATTGGGGGGGAGcccggtggagaagagaccgcttCCGGTGATAGccaagaaacttagcccttagtttctATGTTGCaatcaatcatgtaaacaatcttgtatatataaatatatttttgttttactgACTtgattctgttttgtttcctgcATTGTGAAGATTTTATTCATGCTTTATGAATGTTTTCATAAGGATTTAGGCAATTTAATCGAATTTGGACTCCgtagcctttataaccgagtgagcgcTTACTCAAGcttgaaataaggtagcccataggattattagtcgagtgagtaattcgaactcgaagtaatatagcccgtaggagtaatagtcgagtgagcgcttgctcgaactcggaataagagtagcccgtaggcttattagtcgagtgaatgtttcgaactggAAGTAATATAGCtagtaggcgtaatggtcgagtgagtgcttgctcggacTCGGAATAAGAGTAGCATGTGGGCTTattgatcgagtgaatgattcgaactcaaagtaatgtagctcgtaggcgtaatagtcgagtgagtgcttgctcgaactcaaaataagagtagcccgtggGCCTattgatcgagtgaatgattcgaacgtgaagtaatgtagcccgtaggcgtaatggtcaagtgagttcttgctcgaactcgaaataagagtagcccgtaggcttattagtcgagtgaatattttgaactcgaagtaatatagcccgtaggcataatggtcgagtgagtgcttgctcgaactcgaaataagagtagtccgtaggcttattagtcgagtgaatgtttcgaacttgaagtaatatagcccgtaggcgtaatggtcgagtgagtgcttgctcggacTCGGAATAAGAGTAGCTCGTGGGCTTattgatcgagtgaatgattcgaacttgaagtaatgtagctcgtaggtgtaatggtcgagtgagtgcttgctcaaactcgaaataagagtagctcgTGGGCTTATTGATCAAGTTCGAagaaatgtagcccgtaggcgtaatggtcgagtgagtgcttgctcgaactcgaaataagagtagcccgtaggcttattagtcgagtgaatgtttcgaactcgaagtaatatagctcgtaggcgtaatggtcgagtgagtgcttgctcaaactcaaaataagagtagcttGTAGgattattagtcgagtgaatgtttcgaactcgaagtaatatagcccgtaggcgtaatggtcgagtgcttgcttgctcgaactcgaaataaggatagcccgtaggcttattggtcgagtgaatgtttcgaactctaagtaatgtagcccgtaggcgtaatggtcgagtgagtgtttgctcgaactcgaaataagagtagcccgtgggcttattggtcgagtgaatgattcaaactcgaagtaatgtagcctttaggcgtaatggtcgagtgagtgtttgctcgaactcaaaataagagtagcccgtgggcttattggtcaagtgaatgattcgaactcgaagtaatgtagcctgtaggcataatggtcgagtgagtgcttgctcgaactcaaaataagagtagcccgtaggcttattggTCGAGTGAatattttgaactcgaagtaatgtagcccgtaggcttaatggtcgagtgagtgcttgctcgaacttgaagtaatgtagcccgtaagcttgatagttgagtgagtgttgctcgaa
Proteins encoded in this window:
- the LOC107828787 gene encoding uncharacterized protein LOC107828787 produces the protein MALNFSSVQPLQPKHICFLIPTHKHDPFKLFSYQAWSASSLRRAALSEEGDGRFTEEELPTYSGSLSSARTQLDLLEQLTSSSSAVNGYESDSSSSKPTIRAQLAKLVGDRDDDFSIPLGKNLKKVSAKFLTVSQKRNIKRQAYLNEVSQRNDSVFFATIGAFVILPPLVILGIAIATGYVQLFP